One genomic region from Planktothrix serta PCC 8927 encodes:
- a CDS encoding glycosyltransferase, protein MQVERQPKVKQNSLCKICSSLSPYFAEATILNAYSIDYFKCSVCGFVQTEDPYWLDIAYSNPIAISDVGLVARNFKFSQITQQLILSGFHPQGKFLDYGCGYGLFVRLMRDSGLNFYGYDKYCQNIFYQGFEGNEQETYDLVTAFEVFEHFVNPLEEIQSLLKFSKNLLFSTQLLPANHPKPDEWWYYALHEGQHISLYTYQSLVKIAEKFKLNLYSDGSNLHLLTEIKLSESAWKKVVSIESPPHPLPSLIEQDFLRAIATRKNSDHQPVETKIMSNQKLIKVVIDGVFFQIQNTGIARVWKSLLEEWSKGDFAQQIIVLDRAGTAPKIAGIQYHKTPVYDYNKVDQDRQLLQTICDQENADIFISTYYTTSLTTPSVFMGYDMIPEQLGLDLKTPMWREKHYGIEHASAYITISKNTAQDLVQFFPKIQPDKITVAHCGVPSGFSPAKIEEIQQFKEKYGINKPYFILVGQRLGAGGYKNNLLFFKALAELKNNRDFEIICVGGEPTLEAEFYPYIQGLKIHLLELSDQELRQGYSGATALVYPSKYEGFGMPIIEAMACGCPVITCRKGSIPEIAETAAYYVDDEQVLAMLQALEQIQKTEVRQPLIQAGLAQASQYSWSKMAAIVQNTLIQTVQNLKTQKQQLDFQDFTYSKRSHFNQFQPFGSYTKIHPDACDLKVYQDLLVYNFITKNLPKGAKLLEIGGGNSRVLQALKQDYECWNLDKFEGIGNGPNQIRNAENYRIILDYIGNFNSELPTQYFDCVFSISTLEHIAENETTFEQITQDIDRLLKPDGFSLHCFDVLVKEAEVWTNQFLPYLFKHQKTLNSMIPLSEIKFDPDLYGMSETAYRQFWQPITQKSYQEFGLPISYNILWQKSPVKITSVSPQLLVSSCLPKISIITPSFNQAEFLEACIDSILNQNYPNLEYIIMDGGSTDNSVNIIKKYEKYLTYWQSQPDGGHYAGVNAGFQKTTGEIMGWLNSDDQYHPDAFYKIAATFQHHKQVEWLMGIPTEWDRKGKRIPRQVPIPKWTRKLLLEKQGVIQNQELQYLWIQQESTFWTRSLWEKAGSYLQKNWQLAADFELWLRFSRYAQLHLVKTFIGGFRTYEGQRSQTYRQQYFQEVEQIIQEELEQILVDQSSSEQLSPPAITLDETHVLALKEQGLTENKIKVSAIVSTYNSAAIIGGRLENLVNQTLFKTGELEIIVVDSGSEENEGDIVLAFKQQYPDSIIYIRTEEREPIYQAWNRGIAIARGEYITNQNTDDRLKLNALEQLATYLDEHPEVILVHGDQQPVSPGERINLEDLKGKPHWNWSGFSRLKLLFLAQVGSQPMWRKSLHNDYGLFDQTLKVRGDQDFYIRIANAGEFHFIPEILGTLNLSENSLSHQQDLSREEEVLIFKRYTSSREKLAQFLNLNSIKLTDQNYQILVNNFCCDLANQALSQFHLPFYIKLITELLNSVAELGTYQQTVQTNLLRIWNRFADPATRFQFMKTLSAEVIETCDQQIQLKGEGMEKIDPSQLYIDLSKLNTVNAPSISPVLISQIRPFWSVMIPTYNGEKYLEQVLNSVLSQAPSSEEMEIIVVDDCSTHPEIESLVKRVGQNRVQFYRQPQNLGLIPNWNDCIKRAKGEWIHILHQDDLVLPEFYSQMRNLLEKQPTAGAAFCRHYYIDEQGKQHSLSALEQETSGIISNWLERIAVMQRIQFASMVVKRSVYEILGGFSEAAGSAADWEMWKRISAYYPIAYEPQALACYRLHSTSESSRLIAMGINISDTLKSIELSQSYLPEDQAMELSNKAREHYAFYAINTAKQLLIQGDAKAVIAQIQAALKCSQSDGIKQAIIALFSPQQQPKVQLKALTPAQILAEVSRLTEEYKKTNNPTEILNSLRQIRQIVAQYWLGLDKEKLEKTYLAEIGQAHKILLNSGLKNQALTSQEKAQIQDWYAYLETGLNQPQGLQHLLAITLYSYPYNISPNWYIQAPIPKWFLDDYFQFMLSVPQFFQEVGEANRYYRYIESWINYIHGRFMSDPEFPIWKELAWKFTQTANFIPLYFNTANLKEIYIKRAEIMEFALKNLGHSLEYQFPERSTTRQKIRLGILSNHFLPQTETYSTLPVFEYLDQTQFDVTLYAMQSNDHPLEKYCKSRVERWVQLPKNITDQVQLIRNDDLDILLIGTNVTAVNHGITLLALHRLARIQVTSTSSCVTTGMQQIDYYISGTLTESKQNPQDQYREQLILLKGTAHCFSYYATPPEQPQFIPTRSRLGIPDQAVVFISGANFYKIIPELRETWAKILAKVPNSVLVLYPFNPNWASQYAAFPWLNNFKEILAKYGVDPSRLIILKPQGSRSDIKECLKLADVYLDSYPFSGVNSLVDPLEVGLVPVVRDGDGIPSFSPTTSQAGEVFVVGEGGSFRSLMAASLLRSLSIPDLIANSEEAYINLAITLANTPQFRQQKRQEIQQKMQQNPEFLDSRTYSAKMGVIFQQLFKNWQQNQKSVPVNNRETIQHYLSRLVTHVNRYDLEKTNQTVINELRSIRKIMAENWLQVSPEQLEQMYKNDLGKGYQILLNRGIQKEPLTPEEQQFINQVTQHAIGLKQSDSINALMVLMLYYPPGKILVANADTRLPQWLLKDYKRVFENSSVLEKVEPSIESKTPAAVTENQVVAETEFFQNRLVGCVNLYRIDPSNTAIIEELRQIRQQLADFWLGLEPTQLESVYQSSVGQGYRTLLQSAFSQQPLTSTEQQFIKMLASQMNQGSNEIDRIKCLLSVLLYCRPEQLQIHDLSRLPQWFRSDYEQLSHQVSSRKS, encoded by the coding sequence GTGCAAGTTGAACGTCAACCGAAAGTTAAGCAAAATTCCCTGTGTAAAATTTGTAGTTCCTTATCTCCCTATTTTGCTGAAGCTACAATTTTAAATGCCTATTCTATTGATTATTTTAAATGTTCGGTTTGTGGATTTGTGCAAACTGAAGATCCTTATTGGTTAGATATAGCTTATTCTAATCCTATTGCCATCAGTGATGTGGGATTAGTAGCCCGGAATTTTAAATTTTCTCAAATTACTCAACAGTTAATTTTATCGGGTTTTCATCCCCAAGGAAAATTTTTAGACTATGGTTGTGGTTATGGTTTATTTGTGCGTCTGATGCGAGATTCGGGGCTAAATTTTTATGGCTATGATAAATATTGTCAAAATATATTTTATCAGGGATTTGAAGGAAATGAACAAGAAACTTATGATTTAGTCACGGCTTTTGAGGTTTTTGAACACTTTGTTAATCCCCTGGAGGAAATTCAAAGCTTATTAAAGTTCTCTAAAAATTTGTTATTCAGTACCCAACTGCTTCCGGCTAATCATCCGAAACCCGATGAATGGTGGTATTATGCCCTCCATGAAGGTCAACATATTTCGCTCTATACCTATCAATCTTTAGTAAAAATTGCTGAAAAGTTTAAGTTGAATTTATATTCCGATGGCAGTAATTTACATCTATTAACGGAAATAAAACTATCAGAATCTGCTTGGAAAAAAGTAGTGTCTATAGAATCTCCTCCTCATCCTCTACCCTCATTAATTGAGCAGGATTTTTTAAGAGCAATAGCAACTCGAAAAAACAGTGATCACCAACCTGTAGAAACAAAAATAATGTCTAATCAAAAGTTAATTAAAGTTGTCATTGATGGCGTATTTTTCCAAATTCAAAACACCGGAATTGCTAGAGTTTGGAAATCCTTACTAGAAGAATGGTCTAAAGGGGATTTTGCTCAACAGATTATTGTGTTAGATCGAGCCGGAACAGCCCCGAAAATTGCCGGAATTCAATATCACAAAACTCCTGTTTATGATTATAATAAAGTTGATCAAGATCGTCAACTCTTGCAAACAATTTGTGATCAAGAAAATGCAGATATCTTTATTTCTACTTATTATACAACTTCCCTAACAACACCTTCCGTTTTTATGGGATATGACATGATACCCGAACAATTAGGACTGGATTTAAAAACTCCCATGTGGAGAGAAAAACATTATGGAATTGAACACGCATCCGCTTATATCACAATTTCTAAAAATACGGCTCAGGATTTAGTTCAGTTTTTCCCGAAGATTCAACCCGATAAAATAACGGTCGCTCATTGTGGAGTTCCTTCAGGATTTTCACCCGCAAAAATAGAAGAAATTCAACAGTTTAAAGAAAAATATGGCATCAATAAACCCTATTTTATTTTAGTCGGTCAACGCTTAGGTGCAGGAGGTTATAAAAATAATTTATTATTCTTTAAAGCCTTAGCTGAACTCAAAAATAACCGAGATTTTGAAATTATTTGTGTGGGGGGAGAACCAACTTTAGAAGCAGAATTTTATCCCTATATTCAAGGGTTGAAAATTCATTTATTGGAATTGAGTGATCAAGAATTAAGACAAGGTTATTCGGGTGCAACAGCCTTAGTGTATCCTTCTAAATATGAAGGATTTGGAATGCCTATTATTGAAGCAATGGCTTGCGGTTGTCCGGTAATTACCTGTCGCAAAGGTTCAATTCCAGAAATTGCAGAAACAGCAGCCTATTATGTGGATGACGAGCAGGTTTTAGCAATGCTTCAAGCTTTAGAACAAATTCAAAAAACAGAAGTTCGTCAACCTTTAATTCAAGCGGGTTTAGCACAAGCTTCTCAATATTCTTGGTCAAAAATGGCTGCAATTGTTCAAAATACTTTAATCCAAACCGTGCAAAACTTAAAAACACAAAAACAACAGCTTGATTTTCAAGATTTTACCTATTCTAAACGTAGCCATTTTAATCAGTTTCAACCCTTTGGATCTTATACCAAAATTCATCCTGATGCCTGTGACCTGAAAGTTTATCAAGATTTATTAGTCTATAATTTTATTACGAAAAATTTACCCAAGGGTGCAAAACTGTTGGAAATTGGCGGGGGGAATTCCAGAGTATTGCAGGCTTTAAAACAGGATTATGAATGTTGGAATTTAGACAAATTTGAAGGCATCGGTAATGGCCCGAATCAAATTAGAAATGCGGAGAATTACCGAATTATTTTAGACTATATTGGCAACTTTAACTCGGAACTTCCTACTCAATATTTTGATTGTGTTTTTAGTATTTCCACCCTAGAACATATTGCTGAAAATGAAACAACCTTTGAGCAAATTACTCAAGATATTGATCGGCTTTTAAAACCTGATGGCTTTTCTTTGCATTGTTTTGATGTTTTAGTGAAAGAAGCAGAAGTTTGGACAAATCAATTTTTACCCTATTTATTTAAACACCAAAAAACCTTAAATTCAATGATTCCACTTTCAGAGATTAAATTTGATCCTGATTTATATGGAATGTCAGAAACAGCTTATCGTCAATTTTGGCAACCCATTACCCAAAAATCCTATCAAGAATTTGGTCTACCAATTTCCTATAATATTCTCTGGCAAAAATCACCCGTTAAGATCACATCTGTATCCCCTCAACTTTTAGTTTCTTCATGTTTACCCAAAATTTCTATTATTACCCCTTCCTTCAACCAAGCTGAATTTTTAGAAGCTTGTATTGATTCGATTTTAAATCAAAATTATCCCAACTTAGAATACATAATTATGGATGGGGGAAGTACCGATAATTCAGTTAATATTATCAAAAAATATGAAAAGTATTTAACTTATTGGCAAAGTCAACCCGATGGCGGTCATTATGCGGGGGTAAATGCGGGATTTCAAAAAACAACAGGTGAGATTATGGGATGGTTAAATTCAGATGATCAATATCATCCTGACGCTTTTTATAAAATTGCGGCGACATTTCAACACCATAAACAGGTGGAATGGCTAATGGGAATTCCGACGGAATGGGATCGAAAAGGTAAACGCATTCCTCGTCAAGTTCCGATTCCAAAATGGACAAGAAAATTATTATTAGAAAAACAGGGAGTTATACAAAATCAAGAATTACAGTATCTTTGGATTCAACAGGAAAGTACATTTTGGACGCGATCGCTTTGGGAAAAAGCAGGTTCTTATTTACAAAAAAATTGGCAATTAGCCGCAGATTTTGAACTCTGGTTAAGATTTTCTCGCTATGCACAATTACATTTAGTCAAAACATTTATAGGCGGATTTCGGACGTATGAAGGTCAACGATCCCAAACTTATCGACAACAATATTTTCAAGAAGTTGAACAAATTATCCAAGAGGAATTAGAACAAATTCTGGTTGATCAATCCTCCTCCGAACAACTATCTCCTCCAGCGATAACTTTAGATGAAACTCATGTTTTAGCTTTAAAAGAACAAGGATTAACTGAAAATAAAATCAAAGTTTCTGCGATTGTTTCTACCTATAATTCAGCAGCAATTATTGGGGGACGGTTAGAAAATTTAGTGAATCAAACCCTATTTAAAACTGGGGAATTAGAAATTATTGTTGTTGATTCGGGTTCTGAGGAAAATGAAGGTGATATTGTTTTAGCGTTTAAACAGCAATATCCTGACTCTATTATTTATATTAGAACTGAAGAACGAGAACCGATTTATCAAGCTTGGAATCGAGGAATTGCGATCGCACGGGGTGAATATATTACCAATCAAAATACTGATGATCGACTAAAATTAAACGCTTTAGAACAGTTAGCAACCTATTTAGATGAACATCCAGAAGTCATATTAGTACATGGTGATCAACAACCTGTATCACCGGGAGAAAGAATTAATCTTGAAGATTTAAAGGGTAAACCGCACTGGAACTGGTCAGGATTTTCCCGCTTAAAATTATTATTTTTAGCACAGGTTGGTTCTCAACCCATGTGGCGAAAATCTCTACATAATGACTATGGATTATTTGATCAAACCTTAAAAGTTCGAGGAGATCAAGATTTTTATATTAGAATTGCTAATGCGGGAGAGTTCCATTTTATTCCTGAAATATTAGGGACTTTGAACTTATCTGAAAACTCTTTAAGTCATCAACAAGATTTAAGTCGGGAAGAAGAAGTTTTAATTTTTAAACGATATACCTCCTCACGCGAAAAATTAGCTCAATTTTTAAATCTAAATTCCATTAAATTAACGGATCAAAATTATCAAATTTTAGTCAATAATTTCTGCTGTGATTTGGCGAATCAAGCTTTATCTCAGTTCCATCTTCCCTTTTATATCAAGTTGATCACAGAATTATTAAACTCTGTTGCTGAACTAGGAACCTATCAACAAACAGTTCAAACCAATCTATTAAGAATTTGGAACCGATTTGCTGACCCCGCCACACGATTTCAATTCATGAAAACCTTATCAGCAGAAGTTATAGAAACTTGTGATCAGCAAATTCAACTGAAAGGAGAGGGAATGGAAAAAATTGATCCGTCTCAACTTTATATTGATCTTTCTAAACTCAATACCGTGAATGCACCCTCAATTTCTCCGGTTTTGATCTCTCAAATTCGACCCTTTTGGTCAGTGATGATTCCGACTTATAACGGCGAAAAATATTTAGAACAAGTATTAAATAGTGTTCTGAGTCAAGCACCGAGTTCAGAAGAAATGGAAATTATTGTTGTTGATGATTGTTCAACGCATCCAGAGATTGAATCTCTAGTCAAACGAGTCGGTCAAAATCGGGTTCAATTTTATCGACAACCGCAAAATTTAGGGTTAATTCCTAACTGGAATGATTGTATTAAACGAGCGAAGGGAGAATGGATTCATATTTTGCATCAGGATGATTTAGTTCTCCCTGAATTTTATAGTCAAATGCGAAATTTATTAGAAAAACAACCCACCGCAGGTGCTGCATTTTGTCGCCATTATTATATCGATGAACAGGGAAAACAGCACTCACTTTCGGCTTTAGAACAGGAAACAAGCGGGATTATTTCTAATTGGTTAGAACGCATTGCTGTGATGCAGAGAATTCAATTTGCTTCTATGGTGGTTAAACGCAGTGTTTATGAAATATTGGGAGGGTTTTCGGAAGCAGCAGGTTCCGCCGCCGACTGGGAAATGTGGAAACGCATTTCGGCTTACTATCCTATTGCTTATGAACCTCAAGCTTTAGCTTGTTATCGTTTACATTCAACCTCAGAAAGTTCTCGATTAATTGCAATGGGTATTAATATTTCAGATACTTTAAAATCCATTGAACTATCTCAATCTTATCTTCCTGAAGATCAAGCAATGGAGCTATCGAATAAAGCTAGAGAACACTATGCTTTTTATGCCATTAATACCGCTAAACAACTGTTAATTCAGGGAGACGCTAAAGCGGTTATTGCTCAAATTCAAGCCGCTTTAAAATGTAGTCAATCTGATGGGATTAAACAAGCCATTATTGCGTTATTCAGTCCTCAACAACAACCCAAAGTTCAACTAAAAGCCTTAACTCCGGCTCAAATTTTAGCAGAAGTTTCGCGGTTGACGGAAGAATACAAAAAAACAAATAACCCCACTGAAATTCTGAATTCCTTGCGTCAAATTCGGCAGATTGTGGCTCAATATTGGTTAGGTTTAGACAAAGAAAAATTAGAAAAAACTTATTTAGCAGAAATTGGTCAAGCCCATAAAATTCTGTTGAATAGTGGTTTAAAAAATCAAGCCTTAACCTCTCAAGAAAAAGCTCAAATTCAAGATTGGTATGCTTACCTAGAAACCGGATTAAATCAACCTCAAGGGCTACAACATTTATTAGCAATTACATTATATAGCTATCCTTACAATATCTCACCAAATTGGTATATTCAAGCTCCGATTCCGAAATGGTTTTTAGACGATTATTTTCAGTTTATGTTATCTGTTCCTCAGTTTTTTCAGGAAGTAGGAGAAGCCAACCGCTATTACCGTTATATCGAGAGTTGGATTAACTATATTCATGGGCGGTTCATGAGTGATCCTGAGTTCCCCATTTGGAAAGAATTAGCTTGGAAATTTACCCAAACCGCTAACTTTATTCCCTTATATTTTAATACCGCTAATCTCAAAGAAATTTATATTAAACGGGCAGAAATTATGGAATTTGCCCTAAAAAATTTAGGTCATTCCTTAGAATATCAGTTTCCTGAACGTTCAACAACTCGCCAGAAAATTCGTTTGGGAATTCTCAGCAATCATTTTCTTCCTCAAACAGAAACCTACTCAACCCTACCTGTTTTTGAGTATTTAGATCAGACCCAATTTGATGTAACTTTATATGCAATGCAATCTAATGATCATCCCCTGGAAAAATACTGTAAAAGTCGAGTTGAACGCTGGGTACAACTGCCCAAAAATATAACAGATCAGGTGCAATTAATTCGCAATGATGATTTAGATATTCTGTTAATTGGAACGAATGTAACGGCGGTTAATCATGGGATAACGTTATTAGCATTACATCGGTTAGCTCGAATTCAAGTTACCTCAACATCATCCTGTGTGACAACAGGAATGCAACAGATTGATTACTATATTTCGGGGACTTTAACAGAATCAAAACAGAATCCTCAAGACCAATATCGAGAACAATTAATTCTCCTAAAAGGTACAGCCCATTGTTTTAGTTATTATGCTACTCCCCCCGAACAACCGCAATTTATTCCCACTCGTTCCCGTTTAGGAATTCCTGATCAAGCCGTTGTCTTTATTTCGGGAGCTAATTTCTATAAAATTATTCCTGAATTACGAGAAACTTGGGCAAAAATATTAGCAAAAGTTCCAAATTCTGTGTTGGTTTTATATCCGTTTAATCCTAATTGGGCTTCTCAATATGCTGCATTTCCCTGGCTGAATAATTTTAAAGAAATTTTAGCTAAATATGGTGTTGATCCGAGTCGTTTAATTATTCTCAAACCCCAAGGAAGTCGCAGCGATATTAAAGAATGTTTGAAGTTAGCGGATGTTTATTTAGATTCCTATCCCTTTTCTGGGGTAAATTCTTTAGTTGATCCTTTAGAAGTGGGTTTAGTTCCTGTGGTGCGAGATGGGGATGGAATTCCTTCTTTTTCCCCGACAACATCCCAAGCGGGAGAAGTTTTTGTCGTGGGAGAGGGCGGCTCATTTCGTTCCTTGATGGCTGCATCTTTGTTGCGATCGCTCTCTATTCCTGATTTAATTGCTAATAGTGAAGAAGCCTATATTAATTTAGCCATTACCCTAGCGAATACGCCTCAATTCCGACAACAAAAACGCCAAGAAATTCAACAAAAAATGCAGCAGAATCCTGAATTTTTGGATAGTCGAACCTACTCCGCTAAAATGGGGGTAATCTTTCAACAGTTATTTAAAAATTGGCAGCAAAACCAGAAATCTGTTCCCGTGAATAATCGAGAAACAATCCAACATTATTTATCGAGATTGGTTACTCATGTCAATCGTTATGACTTAGAAAAAACGAATCAAACTGTAATTAATGAGTTGCGATCTATCCGAAAAATTATGGCGGAAAATTGGTTACAGGTTTCGCCAGAACAGTTAGAACAAATGTATAAAAATGATTTAGGAAAAGGATATCAAATTCTTTTAAATCGAGGGATTCAAAAGGAACCTTTAACCCCAGAAGAACAACAGTTTATTAACCAGGTTACACAACACGCTATTGGACTCAAACAGTCAGATTCTATTAATGCTCTGATGGTTTTAATGTTATATTATCCCCCTGGAAAAATATTAGTTGCTAATGCAGATACTCGTTTACCTCAGTGGTTACTAAAAGATTACAAACGGGTGTTTGAAAATTCGTCAGTTTTGGAAAAAGTTGAACCCTCAATCGAGTCCAAAACTCCGGCTGCGGTCACGGAAAATCAAGTAGTCGCTGAAACAGAATTCTTCCAAAATCGTTTAGTAGGGTGTGTGAATTTATATCGAATTGATCCTTCTAATACTGCTATAATTGAGGAATTGCGTCAAATTCGTCAACAATTGGCGGATTTTTGGTTAGGTTTGGAACCAACACAATTAGAATCCGTTTATCAAAGTTCAGTAGGTCAAGGCTATCGAACTTTATTACAAAGTGCGTTTTCTCAACAACCTTTGACTTCCACAGAACAACAATTTATTAAAATGTTAGCTTCTCAAATGAATCAAGGATCAAATGAAATAGATCGGATAAAATGTCTGTTATCAGTGTTATTATATTGTCGCCCTGAACAATTACAAATACACGATCTTTCCCGTTTACCGCAGTGGTTTCGGTCAGATTATGAACAATTGAGTCATCAGGTTTCTAGTCGAAAAAGTTAG
- a CDS encoding UbiD family decarboxylase produces MARDLRGFLKLLEERGQLRRIKTLVDPDLEIAEISNRMLQYGGPGLLFENVKGSPYPVAINLLGTEQRVCWSMNMETPQELEELGKKLGMLQQPKPPKKISQAIDFGKILFDVVKAKPGRNFFPPCQQNIIQGDDVDLNQIPMIRPYPKDAGKIITLGLVITKDCETGTPNVGVYRLQLQSKNTMTVHWLSVRGGARHLRKAAEKGKKLEIAIALGVDPLIIMAAATPIPVDLSEWLFAGLYGGSGVQLAKCKTVDLEVPADSEFVLEGTITPGEMLPDGPFGDHIGYYGGVEDSPLIKFQCITHRQDPIYLTTFSGRPPKEEAMMAIALNRIYTPILRQQVSEIVDFFLPMEALSYKAAIISIDKAYPGQARRAALAFWSALPQFTYTKFVIVVDKDINIRDPRQVVWAISSKVDPSRDVFILPDTPFDTLDFASQKIGLGGRMGIDATTKIPPETNHEWGEPLESDVDIAEMVTKRWAEYGLNDLNLTEVDPNLFGYDIK; encoded by the coding sequence ATGGCAAGAGACTTAAGGGGATTCTTAAAACTGTTAGAAGAACGGGGACAATTACGGCGGATTAAAACCTTAGTTGATCCTGACTTAGAAATTGCTGAAATTTCTAACCGAATGTTGCAATATGGGGGCCCTGGATTATTATTTGAAAATGTCAAAGGTTCACCCTATCCCGTTGCGATCAATTTATTAGGGACAGAACAACGGGTGTGTTGGTCAATGAATATGGAAACCCCCCAAGAGTTAGAGGAATTGGGGAAAAAATTGGGAATGTTACAACAACCGAAACCCCCTAAAAAAATCTCCCAAGCGATTGATTTTGGAAAAATTTTGTTTGATGTTGTTAAAGCCAAACCAGGGCGCAACTTTTTTCCACCTTGTCAACAGAATATAATTCAAGGAGATGACGTTGATTTAAACCAAATTCCCATGATTCGTCCCTATCCTAAAGATGCAGGGAAAATTATTACTTTGGGATTAGTAATTACAAAAGATTGTGAAACCGGAACCCCCAATGTGGGAGTTTATCGCTTACAATTGCAATCTAAAAATACTATGACTGTGCATTGGTTATCAGTGCGAGGAGGCGCTAGACATTTACGCAAAGCGGCAGAGAAGGGGAAAAAATTAGAAATTGCGATCGCATTAGGGGTTGATCCGTTAATTATTATGGCGGCGGCGACTCCCATTCCCGTTGATTTATCCGAATGGTTATTTGCAGGATTATATGGGGGTTCTGGGGTACAATTAGCCAAGTGTAAAACGGTAGATTTAGAAGTTCCTGCGGACTCAGAATTTGTATTAGAAGGAACCATAACTCCTGGGGAAATGCTACCCGATGGGCCCTTTGGCGATCATATAGGATATTATGGTGGCGTTGAAGATTCTCCTTTGATTAAATTTCAATGTATTACCCATCGTCAAGATCCGATTTATTTAACAACATTTAGTGGTCGTCCACCTAAAGAAGAAGCGATGATGGCGATCGCATTAAACCGGATTTATACCCCGATTTTAAGACAGCAAGTGTCGGAAATTGTAGACTTTTTCCTACCCATGGAAGCCTTAAGTTATAAAGCCGCTATTATCTCCATTGATAAAGCCTATCCCGGTCAAGCGAGACGGGCTGCTTTAGCGTTTTGGAGTGCCTTACCTCAGTTTACTTATACCAAATTTGTGATAGTTGTGGATAAGGATATTAATATTCGAGATCCGCGACAAGTGGTATGGGCAATTAGTTCAAAAGTTGACCCGTCCAGGGATGTTTTTATTCTTCCTGATACGCCCTTTGATACCTTAGATTTTGCCAGTCAAAAAATTGGATTAGGGGGAAGAATGGGGATAGATGCAACCACAAAAATCCCTCCTGAAACGAATCACGAATGGGGAGAACCTTTAGAATCAGATGTTGATATCGCCGAAATGGTAACCAAACGGTGGGCAGAATATGGATTAAATGATCTGAATTTAACCGAAGTCGATCCCAATTTGTTCGGCTACGATATCAAATAA
- a CDS encoding RNA polymerase sigma factor — MLLPEPPEELIKRYLQGDREACRELLKRPEYYLICKIIAKKRFLGKSKDWEDAAQVAFEKILIEALNGKFKEGNLEKFNRWCSTVALNAIRDSLRKLKIESEFFKNQSSQINDNVPDIREDLETLNTNTQIQKAIISIDLQNPNKQFLQIWQGLKSGKKQTEIAQDLGLKQAEVSKRFRELSALVGKELGWLNVKQVEEMLKTIRQGRKPKRSQEDWDN; from the coding sequence ATGTTATTACCAGAACCACCAGAAGAATTGATCAAGCGCTATCTTCAAGGAGATCGGGAAGCTTGTCGAGAACTTTTGAAACGTCCTGAATATTATCTAATTTGTAAAATTATAGCCAAGAAAAGATTTTTAGGAAAGTCTAAGGACTGGGAGGATGCGGCTCAAGTCGCATTTGAAAAAATTTTAATCGAAGCTTTAAACGGTAAATTTAAGGAAGGAAATTTAGAAAAATTTAATCGGTGGTGTTCTACAGTAGCCTTGAATGCTATTCGAGATTCCCTCCGCAAACTTAAAATAGAAAGTGAATTTTTTAAAAATCAAAGCTCACAGATTAATGATAATGTTCCTGATATCCGAGAAGATTTAGAAACACTAAACACAAATACTCAGATTCAAAAAGCTATTATTTCTATAGACCTGCAAAATCCGAATAAACAGTTTCTGCAAATTTGGCAAGGATTAAAATCGGGTAAAAAACAAACGGAAATTGCTCAGGATTTAGGTTTAAAGCAAGCTGAGGTTTCTAAGCGTTTTCGGGAATTATCCGCTTTAGTTGGGAAAGAATTAGGCTGGTTAAACGTTAAACAAGTAGAGGAGATGTTGAAAACAATTCGTCAGGGTCGAAAACCGAAACGTTCCCAAGAAGATTGGGACAACTAG